AGTCATTCAATCCTCATACCTCGTAGAATAAAACGGTTCGAAATATTCCGAATAATTAGATATTCAGATCAAAGGCCGCAACTAGAGACCAAAGTTTATCACAGGGGTAAGCCCACCCCGGGCCCGAGAGTACCTAGGAAACGGCATTGGGCAATAATCTGGGGATATTACGCCAGACGGGAGGCAAAGATAACTAAGCACTAATAGGAGCAAATAAATGGTTTATCGGTTGGCCATTTCAGCCTCTCTCCATAGCATGTAACGTTGCACAAACTGTTAAACGTCGAATCAGACACAAGAATAGGATATGAACCAGAGTATGGAACTATTATGCATGGACAGCATCCTTTCCCCGAGCACTTTCGCGGAAAGCTTTCAATTATACCCTCCGATTTTTGTATTCTGTTAGAGGAATAGGTtgttttcttatttattgACTCGGGGTGTTTCTGATTCCGCCGAAATGGTGTCACCAgagaaggtgcgatgggACGAATTACGGTTTGTACTGTACCTATGGATAAGGAAGGAACAACCATCGTCCCCTCAAATCCAATCCAGGCGCATCGTACTTTCCTTGCGCATGCTGAAGTTATTCTCAGATTCGGGAAGGTACGATGGATGGGTTGGTTCCCCCAGGAAGGAACGATAGGTCGGTTGTGCCTGCCGCAGCATGCAGGACCCTAAGGACCTGCTAGGCTGGGTACATCTCCAACTAGAACGCAACTGACTCGCTGATGCCGATCCACATTCGACGTGGAGTCAATTGGGACCGGCAACTGGGAACATATGGATGTAGTCCGTCTTATTCGAGgaattctatttttaatttataaagattatcCCTTCAAACCCCATTTTACACCGCCAGGCTGGTCTCGCGAGTGGGTGGGTCCGGAGAATCCAGACATTCCTCTAAGCAGCATAGAAGACATAGAAGATGATCATGGCGAAAGTGTATGGCGAGCCAATTGAGAAGGGCTTAGACAAGTCAATCTGACGCAGAGTATAGCATTTCTCCCATAGTCAGTACGAAACATGTAATCCAGTGGACTACTAAGCTGACGGACATTTTAGACTGCAGAACTGTATCTTCTGGGCCTGACGCTCTCGTCCCTGGTTGTTTAACTGGACTATTCCAATCACAATGATAAATTTACGGAGGTATGCACTGGACCAGTAACGTTACCTTCATGTCTAGAGCCAGGGGAAACCATTCCTGCGCAGGGTTCGAGCTACATTGCGATGATGGATTGAGTGTAAGGTGATTCACCATGGCCCCGAGCCTCAAGATGCCACAGTCTGGACCGCTTACTTGGACAGCTTACTTGGACAGCTTTAACATTTCACTCTGGGTTTTGTTAGCGCGATTTGGTTCAGCAAATGCCCCGTGCTTGCTATGATAAACCACTGATATAGTGATATCTGGCTCCCCGCACAATGCGTCCAGTAATACTACACCATATCCCATCGTGAGATAGAAAAACAATCCTGGATTGGATAGAATTTGTCTCTGACGTACGCTGGGTAATAAGACGGTGTAACTGCGTTGAATGACCTAGCAGACTTATACAGGCCAAACCAGAGCAGCAAAGAAGTATAAATACCACAAGGCCCTCAGTCTAAAAATCCAATACTCCTCAATATCAGCTCCTCAAATCAATATTCCCCTTCTCAATATCCAAGAACAAAACCCTCCAAAATGAAGTTCACCTCCCTCATCCTAACCCTCATGGCTGCCGCAGCTGTAACAGCTGCACCCTCCCCCGAACTCGAAGTCAGGGATACCTGCGGCGCCGGGTACGGCGGTGACCAGAGACGCACGAACAGTCCCTGCAACGCCTCGAACGGGGATAGGCATTTCTGCGGGTGTGACAGGACTGGTGTGGTATGTTACCCAGCCATCCAGCCAGCTTACTTGGTCCATCGTGTTATATCTAGCCTCAAATATGGAGATATCGTGCTAATGAGTACTGTTGTGATAGGTTGAGTGCCAGGGTGGTCGGTGGAGAGAGATTCGAGACTGTGGACGTGGAACATGCCATGGGGGGAATGATGGCGGTGCAGTATGCTAGAATGGGAGGCAGTGATGGTGGTGGCAGTTGGAACATTCAACATCGACCAATTGCCAGGTTAGGGTATTTCAATTTATAAATATGAACAGTACTGTCCTTCATTAAGTATGAGGTGCTTACATAGGTAGATATATGGGTAAATTCGAAAATAAGTAGAGCTCCGGTAATAAGTCTACTGACCACCCCCTTCACCAACTCTGATAACCGTCTTCCCCAACCCACCCCGGTTACTATAAACGACCTCGCATGCCTTCCGCACCTCTTCAATATCTCTTAAATCAACTGTAGTCCCAACAACCTGCttcagcttcccctcttcaACGAACCCGCTCAACCTATCTAGGTCCTCCCCACTGGGATCTAAAAACATATACGAATAGCTGACCCCATACCGACTTGCCCGGAACCTACGGACTGAGTCCATCAAGTTCAACGCAGTCTTAGGAACCAATGGGACCGTAGGATGATGGGGCAGTCTCATCACCCCAGACTCCTGCAGCTGACTCCCCGACGGCGTCGtcgatatag
Above is a window of Aspergillus puulaauensis MK2 DNA, chromosome 2, nearly complete sequence DNA encoding:
- a CDS encoding uncharacterized protein (COG:S;~EggNog:ENOG410PXPT;~InterPro:IPR036334,IPR015308;~PFAM:PF09227;~SECRETED:SignalP(1-18)); this encodes MKFTSLILTLMAAAAVTAAPSPELEVRDTCGAGYGGDQRRTNSPCNASNGDRHFCGCDRTGVVECQGGRWREIRDCGRGTCHGGNDGGAVC